The following coding sequences lie in one Streptomyces venezuelae genomic window:
- the xylA gene encoding xylose isomerase, translating into MNYQPTPEDKFSFGLWTVGWQGRDPFGDATRAALDPADSVRHLAELGAYGVTFHDDDLIPFGSSDAEREGHIKRFRQALDATGLVVPMATTNLFTHPVFKDGGFTANDRDVRRYALRKTMRNIDLAAELGAHTYVAWGGREGAESGAAKDVTVALDRMKEAFDLLGEYVTTQGYDLRFAIEPKPNEPRGDILLPTVGHALAFIERLERPELYGVNPEVGHEQMAGLNFPHSIAQALWSGKLFHIDLNGQTGIKYDQDLRFGAGDLRSAFWLVDLLERGGYDGPRHFDFKPPRTEDFEGVWASAAGCMRNYLILRERAAAFRADPEVRAALSAARLDELALPTAEDGLSGLLADRSAYEAFDVAEAAARGMAFERLDQLAMDHLLAARS; encoded by the coding sequence ATGAACTATCAGCCCACCCCTGAGGACAAGTTCAGCTTCGGCCTGTGGACGGTCGGCTGGCAGGGCCGGGACCCGTTCGGAGACGCCACCCGGGCCGCGCTCGACCCTGCCGACTCGGTGCGGCACCTCGCCGAACTGGGCGCCTACGGAGTGACCTTCCACGACGACGACCTGATCCCCTTCGGGTCGTCCGACGCGGAACGGGAGGGGCACATCAAGCGGTTCCGGCAGGCGCTGGACGCCACAGGCCTCGTCGTGCCGATGGCCACCACGAACCTCTTCACCCACCCCGTCTTCAAGGACGGGGGGTTCACCGCCAACGACCGCGATGTGCGGCGTTACGCGCTGAGGAAGACGATGCGCAACATCGACCTCGCGGCGGAGCTGGGCGCCCACACTTATGTGGCGTGGGGCGGCAGGGAGGGCGCGGAATCCGGTGCCGCGAAGGACGTGACCGTCGCGCTCGACCGGATGAAGGAGGCCTTCGACCTGCTCGGCGAGTACGTGACCACACAGGGCTACGACCTGCGTTTCGCCATCGAGCCGAAGCCCAACGAGCCGCGTGGCGACATCTTGCTGCCCACCGTCGGCCACGCCCTCGCGTTCATCGAGCGCCTGGAGCGTCCGGAACTCTACGGCGTCAACCCGGAGGTGGGGCACGAACAGATGGCCGGCCTCAACTTCCCGCACTCCATCGCTCAGGCGCTGTGGTCGGGCAAGCTCTTCCACATCGACCTCAACGGCCAGACCGGCATCAAGTACGACCAGGATCTGCGGTTCGGGGCCGGTGATCTGCGCAGCGCCTTCTGGCTGGTGGACCTCCTGGAGCGGGGCGGGTACGACGGCCCCCGGCACTTCGACTTCAAGCCGCCGCGCACGGAGGACTTCGAGGGGGTGTGGGCCTCGGCTGCGGGCTGCATGCGCAACTATCTGATCCTGCGCGAGCGTGCGGCCGCGTTCCGGGCCGACCCCGAGGTGCGTGCGGCGCTCAGTGCCGCGCGCTTGGACGAGCTGGCCCTTCCCACGGCCGAGGACGGCCTCTCCGGCCTGCTCGCCGACAGGAGCGCGTACGAGGCGTTCGACGTGGCGGAGGCCGCAGCACGCGGGATGGCGTTCGAGCGACTCGACCAGCTGGCCATGGACCACCTGCTGGCGGCCAGGAGCTGA
- a CDS encoding PadR family transcriptional regulator gives MLELAILGFLHDAALHGYELRKRITALTGHVRPVAESTLYPAIKRLEKAGLLARETQPGAVAAPRHVLSLTSAGRQELRKRLADPARGDITDENRWFTLLAFLRHLDDAQAQAGVLRRRLAFLEEPASFFYDGERPLRAEELDDPFRRGILTIARATSRAELTWLRDTLASLDGSAR, from the coding sequence ATGCTCGAACTGGCCATCCTCGGGTTCCTCCACGACGCCGCCCTGCACGGCTACGAACTGCGCAAGCGCATCACCGCGCTGACAGGACACGTGCGGCCCGTGGCGGAGAGCACGCTGTATCCCGCCATCAAGCGGCTGGAGAAGGCGGGACTGCTGGCCAGGGAGACGCAGCCCGGCGCCGTGGCCGCGCCCCGCCACGTCCTGAGTCTCACGTCGGCCGGCAGGCAGGAACTGCGCAAGCGGCTCGCCGACCCGGCACGGGGGGACATCACCGACGAGAACCGCTGGTTCACACTTCTCGCCTTCCTGCGCCACCTCGACGACGCGCAGGCGCAGGCAGGGGTGCTCCGGCGGCGACTCGCCTTCCTGGAGGAGCCGGCCAGCTTCTTCTACGACGGTGAACGGCCCCTGCGGGCCGAGGAGCTCGACGACCCCTTCCGGCGCGGGATCCTCACGATCGCCCGCGCGACGAGCCGGGCCGAACTCACCTGGCTGCGCGACACCTTGGCGTCACTCGACGGGAGCGCTCGCTGA
- a CDS encoding fatty acid desaturase family protein has product MSQAAAVAERSPSSTRGQSAGSDFAPLLRTVKEQGLLGRRTGWYARTIAVNAGALLAVGAGMFLLGTSWWVLLLAPVLSVLCARTAFIGHDAGHSQITTDRSVSRAIGLVHGNLLLGMSSAWWNDKHNRHHANPNHIDKDPDVAANVLVWTSRQAKLRVGFRRWLTRNQSWLFFPLTLLQGVAMKIYGFQDLRRQAPRERVVEGLLLVAHLVGYVTLLLAAMPLGHAIAFAAIHQALFGLHLGLAFAPNHKGMEMPDPNGERWGHLRRQVLTSRNIRGGPVTDWFLGGLNYQIEHHLFPSMPRPHLRLAQPVVRAHCAAVGMSYTEAGFIDSYRQVLRHMYEVGEPLRVE; this is encoded by the coding sequence ATGTCCCAAGCCGCCGCAGTAGCGGAACGCTCCCCGTCCAGCACTCGCGGGCAAAGTGCCGGAAGTGATTTCGCCCCGCTCCTGCGCACGGTCAAGGAACAGGGCCTCCTCGGTCGGCGCACCGGTTGGTACGCGCGGACCATCGCGGTCAATGCCGGAGCTCTGCTCGCCGTGGGCGCCGGCATGTTTCTGCTCGGCACCTCATGGTGGGTGCTTCTGCTGGCGCCGGTGCTGTCCGTCCTGTGCGCCCGGACAGCGTTCATCGGCCATGACGCGGGTCATTCGCAGATAACGACGGACCGTTCGGTGAGCCGTGCCATCGGTCTCGTGCACGGCAACCTCCTGCTCGGAATGAGCTCGGCCTGGTGGAACGACAAGCACAACAGGCACCACGCCAACCCGAACCACATCGACAAGGATCCCGATGTCGCCGCGAACGTCCTCGTGTGGACCAGCAGGCAGGCCAAGCTGCGCGTCGGATTCCGGCGTTGGCTCACCCGTAACCAGTCCTGGCTCTTCTTTCCGCTGACGCTCCTCCAGGGCGTCGCCATGAAGATCTACGGCTTCCAGGACCTGCGGCGGCAGGCTCCCCGCGAGCGGGTCGTCGAAGGCCTGCTGCTGGTCGCGCACCTCGTCGGCTACGTGACGTTGCTCCTCGCCGCCATGCCCCTCGGCCACGCGATCGCCTTCGCCGCGATACACCAGGCGCTGTTCGGCCTGCACCTCGGACTGGCCTTCGCGCCCAACCACAAGGGCATGGAGATGCCGGACCCGAACGGCGAGCGCTGGGGACATCTGCGCCGCCAGGTGCTCACCTCGCGCAACATCCGCGGTGGCCCGGTGACCGACTGGTTCCTCGGCGGACTCAACTACCAGATCGAGCATCACCTGTTCCCGAGCATGCCCCGGCCCCATTTGCGGCTCGCCCAGCCCGTCGTGCGCGCCCACTGTGCTGCTGTGGGCATGTCCTACACGGAGGCCGGGTTCATCGACTCCTACCGGCAGGTCCTGCGGCACATGTACGAAGTCGGCGAGCCGCTTCGGGTCGAGTAG
- a CDS encoding oxygenase MpaB family protein, translated as MKRFERLKQIRRLDPERDYLEIYRLTTTFEFPWDYTRALELALYRTYAVPSIGRLLAQTAELTDRTQKRYDDTALLLDTVVEHGFTGDEGRTAIRRINQMHRSYDISNDDMRYVLCTFVVVPKRWIDTYGWRRLSRHETAAAATYYRTLGQHMGIKDIPRSYEEFENVLDAYEEANFGWDEGARSVSDATLDLMASWYPSPLAPMLRKATIALLDEPLLRAFRYEEPDALTRSLVRGAVRLRGRAVRLMPPRRAPHYARQNREIKGYPDGYVVAELGSFPVPGVRGCPVPHEGTSASAPVE; from the coding sequence GTGAAGCGTTTCGAGCGACTCAAGCAGATCAGGCGCCTCGATCCGGAGCGGGACTACCTCGAGATCTACCGTCTGACCACGACGTTCGAATTCCCGTGGGACTATACGCGCGCACTCGAACTCGCCCTCTATCGCACGTATGCGGTGCCCAGCATCGGTCGGCTGCTCGCGCAGACGGCAGAGCTGACGGACCGTACGCAGAAGAGGTACGACGACACGGCCCTGCTGCTCGACACCGTCGTGGAGCACGGCTTCACCGGCGACGAGGGCCGCACGGCCATCCGGCGTATCAACCAGATGCACCGCAGTTACGACATCAGCAACGACGACATGCGCTACGTGCTGTGCACGTTCGTCGTGGTGCCGAAGCGGTGGATCGACACCTACGGCTGGCGCAGGCTCTCGCGGCACGAGACGGCCGCCGCTGCCACGTACTACCGCACCCTCGGGCAGCACATGGGCATCAAGGACATCCCACGCTCCTACGAAGAGTTCGAGAACGTCCTCGACGCATACGAAGAGGCGAACTTCGGCTGGGACGAAGGAGCCCGCAGCGTCTCCGACGCGACTCTGGACCTGATGGCCTCGTGGTATCCGAGCCCTCTGGCGCCCATGCTGCGCAAGGCGACCATCGCGTTGCTGGACGAGCCCTTGCTGCGGGCGTTCCGCTACGAAGAGCCGGATGCGCTCACGCGCTCGCTGGTCCGGGGCGCGGTGCGGTTGCGAGGGCGCGCGGTGCGTCTCATGCCGCCACGCAGGGCGCCGCATTATGCGCGCCAGAACCGCGAGATCAAGGGGTACCCCGACGGGTACGTGGTCGCAGAGCTAGGTTCGTTCCCCGTTCCGGGTGTCCGCGGCTGCCCTGTGCCGCACGAGGGCACCTCAGCGAGCGCTCCCGTCGAGTGA
- a CDS encoding DEAD/DEAH box helicase: MHRLPVVSPSEISELSRCSVLFVPADPPRDGRVAFWHADGTEPPHTSAGVHEELTLVVPGDEGVELATVSAVLVPVRAALPVLTRARAATETHPTGAFWGTAGVLALQLAARGLLLPGLTVGDHDAWRAGPLSAEDLQRLRELAAAMPPAAHALPLGGSEPPRLPEPEHVLRQFLDAVADTLPRSPAAQLAVGGPVFAAPEPQHVPEQRAWALDVAAGHDAGVRISLRLEIPGLATVADDGTRLPFRAVLQLHSVSDPSLVADAAEVWAGSGASGQAFGARARMDALLALRRATRAWPPLAPLLSATVPDAIELADEDVTALLSDGARLLAAAGVDVHWPRELARNLTAHAVIGPTDDDESDQKGPHKLSSDTPSFLSADALLAFNWRFALGDQQLTRAELDRLAESNRPVVRLRDQWVVVDPAEVRRARDQQDHKVTPMDALGAALTGTAEVGGQRVDVEPTGWLATLRERLADPEGMEPVGQPAALAAELRDYQLRGLNWLARMTSLGLGACLADDMGLGKTITLISLHLHRQTQEESAGPTLVVCPTSLMGNWQREVEKFAPGTRVRRFHGSQRDLDDLADGEFVLTTYGTMRLDAERLGRTTWGMVVADEAQHVKNPYSATAKQLRTISTRARVALTGTPVENNLSELWAILDWTTPGLLGRLGTFRTRYAQAVEGGSDPGAAERLGQLVRPFLLRRRKSDPGIAPELPPKTETDRAVSLTAEQAGLYEAVVRETLADISGADGFARRGLIVKLLTGLKQICNHPAQYLKEDEPRIPGRSGKLELLDELLDTILAEEASVLVFTQYVQMARLIEQHLAARGVPSQFLHGGTPVAQREAMVQRFQEGEVPVFLLSLKAAGTGLNLTRAEHVVHYDRWWNPAVEAQATDRAYRIGQTQPVQVHRLIAEGTIEDRIADMLLRKRELADAVLGSGEAALTELTDAELSDLVELRGGTR, encoded by the coding sequence GTGCACAGGCTCCCTGTCGTGTCCCCCTCCGAGATCTCCGAACTGTCGCGCTGTTCCGTTCTCTTCGTGCCCGCCGACCCGCCCCGTGACGGACGTGTCGCCTTCTGGCACGCCGACGGCACCGAGCCGCCGCACACCTCCGCCGGTGTCCACGAAGAACTCACCCTTGTCGTACCGGGGGACGAGGGCGTGGAACTGGCGACGGTGTCCGCAGTTCTGGTTCCCGTCCGTGCCGCGCTGCCGGTCCTCACGCGCGCGCGTGCCGCTACGGAGACGCACCCGACCGGTGCCTTCTGGGGCACGGCGGGGGTGTTGGCCCTGCAACTGGCGGCACGCGGCCTGCTGCTGCCGGGGCTGACCGTCGGCGACCACGACGCGTGGCGCGCCGGCCCGCTGAGTGCCGAGGATCTGCAACGGCTGCGCGAGCTGGCCGCCGCGATGCCGCCGGCCGCCCATGCCCTGCCGCTGGGCGGCAGCGAGCCGCCGCGGCTGCCCGAACCCGAGCACGTCCTGCGCCAGTTCCTCGACGCCGTGGCCGACACGCTTCCCCGCTCCCCCGCCGCGCAACTGGCCGTGGGCGGACCCGTGTTCGCCGCTCCGGAGCCACAGCACGTACCGGAGCAACGCGCCTGGGCGCTGGACGTCGCCGCCGGGCACGACGCCGGGGTACGGATCTCTCTGCGCCTGGAGATTCCCGGCCTCGCCACGGTGGCCGACGACGGTACCCGGCTGCCCTTCCGGGCCGTGCTGCAGTTGCACAGTGTCAGTGATCCCTCGCTCGTCGCGGACGCCGCGGAGGTGTGGGCGGGGTCCGGCGCCTCGGGTCAGGCCTTCGGCGCGCGTGCACGTATGGACGCTCTGCTCGCGCTGCGTCGCGCCACGCGCGCGTGGCCGCCGCTCGCCCCTCTGCTGTCGGCCACCGTCCCCGACGCGATCGAGCTTGCCGACGAGGACGTCACCGCGCTCCTGAGCGACGGCGCCCGCCTGCTTGCGGCCGCGGGCGTCGACGTGCACTGGCCCAGGGAACTGGCGCGCAATCTCACCGCACACGCCGTCATCGGGCCGACGGACGACGACGAGAGTGACCAGAAGGGCCCGCACAAGCTCTCCTCGGACACGCCGTCCTTCCTCTCGGCCGACGCACTTCTCGCCTTCAACTGGCGCTTCGCGCTGGGTGATCAGCAGCTCACGCGGGCGGAGCTTGACCGCCTCGCGGAGTCGAACCGTCCAGTCGTCCGCCTGCGGGATCAGTGGGTCGTGGTCGACCCGGCGGAGGTCCGCCGCGCGCGCGACCAGCAGGATCACAAGGTCACCCCTATGGACGCGCTCGGCGCCGCGCTGACGGGCACGGCCGAGGTCGGGGGGCAGCGAGTCGACGTGGAGCCGACGGGCTGGCTCGCCACTCTGCGGGAGCGGCTCGCCGACCCGGAAGGAATGGAACCCGTCGGCCAACCCGCCGCCCTTGCCGCCGAGTTGCGCGACTACCAGCTGCGCGGACTGAACTGGCTGGCACGCATGACATCGCTCGGGCTGGGCGCCTGTCTCGCCGATGACATGGGTCTCGGCAAGACGATCACGCTGATCTCCTTGCACCTGCACCGTCAGACGCAGGAGGAGTCCGCCGGGCCCACCCTGGTGGTCTGTCCGACGTCCCTCATGGGCAACTGGCAGCGCGAGGTCGAGAAGTTCGCGCCGGGCACGCGTGTACGCCGGTTCCACGGCTCTCAGCGCGACCTCGACGATCTGGCGGACGGCGAGTTCGTCCTGACCACCTACGGAACGATGCGACTCGACGCGGAGAGACTGGGCCGGACCACCTGGGGCATGGTCGTCGCCGACGAGGCACAGCATGTCAAGAACCCCTACTCGGCCACGGCGAAGCAGCTGCGCACCATCAGTACACGCGCGCGCGTGGCGCTCACCGGTACACCTGTGGAGAACAACCTCTCCGAACTGTGGGCCATCCTCGACTGGACGACCCCCGGCCTGCTCGGGCGGCTCGGCACCTTTCGTACGCGCTACGCCCAGGCCGTCGAGGGCGGCTCGGATCCTGGTGCCGCCGAGCGGCTCGGACAGCTCGTGCGACCGTTCCTGCTGCGCCGCCGCAAGTCGGATCCGGGAATCGCTCCCGAGCTGCCGCCCAAGACGGAGACCGACCGTGCCGTCTCGCTCACCGCGGAGCAAGCGGGCCTCTACGAAGCGGTGGTTCGGGAGACGCTCGCAGACATCTCCGGCGCCGACGGGTTCGCGCGCAGGGGTCTGATCGTCAAGCTCCTGACGGGTCTCAAGCAGATCTGCAACCACCCCGCGCAGTACCTCAAGGAAGACGAGCCCCGCATCCCGGGCCGCTCCGGAAAGCTGGAGCTGCTCGACGAGTTGCTCGACACGATCCTCGCGGAAGAGGCGAGCGTGCTCGTCTTCACTCAGTACGTCCAGATGGCGCGGCTCATCGAACAGCATCTCGCGGCACGTGGTGTGCCCTCGCAGTTCCTGCACGGGGGTACTCCTGTAGCGCAGCGGGAAGCCATGGTGCAGCGCTTCCAGGAGGGTGAAGTGCCGGTCTTCCTGCTGTCGTTGAAGGCGGCCGGGACGGGCTTGAACCTGACTCGTGCCGAGCACGTCGTGCACTACGACCGCTGGTGGAATCCCGCCGTTGAGGCGCAGGCCACCGACCGCGCGTACCGCATCGGGCAGACGCAGCCGGTGCAGGTGCACCGGCTGATCGCGGAGGGGACGATCGAGGACCGCATCGCCGACATGCTGCTGCGCAAGCGGGAGCTGGCGGACGCCGTCCTCGGCTCCGGCGAGGCCGCTCTCACCGAGCTGACCGATGCCGAACTGTCGGATCTTGTGGAGCTGCGAGGGGGCACGCGATGA
- a CDS encoding SWF or SNF family helicase, with amino-acid sequence MSDMHGEAYDDADGTRVGAQSEERTFAALPPAHGRGFAQSWWGQAWLKALEDTALDLQQLKAGRRLARAGAVGAVSVRPGRITAVVKDRDGAPHRSDVLLQELSPEAWNRFLDMAIERAGHIAALLDRDMPPHLVEDSAAAGVELLPGIGDLEPECDCDAWDHCGHTAALCYQVARLLDEDPFVLLLMRGRGERVLLDELQARSASTAEAQEAHGDAQEADPEGVDAAEAYADGAILPPLPALPPLPAEPGVPPSLDTEAEPAPGLDVAAVEFLAAQAAVEAHRLLADALAPGHERHPIENDLTTGEDAVRMAAARPGIAVETRLAAASDRGRDGLDLAVRAWRYGGRAALHVLEETWTPQDEALARARAALDAAWDEEERPPLRADHNRWTVVGTDVQLRHGRDGRWWPYRKEGGRWAPAGPAAQDPATALAVADGNE; translated from the coding sequence ATGAGTGACATGCATGGTGAGGCGTACGACGATGCGGACGGCACGCGCGTGGGCGCGCAGTCGGAGGAGCGCACGTTCGCGGCGTTGCCGCCCGCACATGGGCGAGGTTTCGCGCAGAGCTGGTGGGGCCAGGCCTGGTTGAAGGCCCTTGAGGACACCGCCCTGGATCTGCAGCAGTTGAAGGCCGGCCGTCGTCTCGCGCGCGCGGGCGCGGTGGGTGCGGTTTCCGTGCGCCCCGGTCGCATCACGGCTGTGGTCAAGGACCGGGACGGTGCGCCGCACCGTTCCGATGTGCTGCTGCAGGAGCTGAGCCCGGAGGCGTGGAACCGCTTTCTGGACATGGCGATCGAGAGGGCGGGGCACATCGCCGCGCTCCTGGACCGCGACATGCCTCCGCACCTGGTGGAGGATTCCGCGGCGGCAGGCGTCGAACTCCTGCCTGGGATCGGCGATCTCGAGCCCGAGTGCGACTGCGACGCGTGGGACCACTGTGGGCATACGGCCGCCCTCTGCTACCAGGTGGCGCGTCTCCTCGACGAGGACCCGTTCGTGCTGCTGCTGATGCGGGGGCGCGGGGAGCGGGTGCTTCTCGACGAGCTGCAGGCGCGCAGTGCTTCGACGGCCGAAGCCCAGGAGGCTCACGGGGACGCCCAGGAGGCCGACCCAGAGGGCGTGGACGCCGCTGAGGCGTACGCGGACGGCGCCATCCTCCCGCCGCTGCCCGCCCTGCCTCCGCTGCCCGCGGAGCCCGGTGTGCCGCCGTCCCTCGACACGGAGGCGGAGCCCGCTCCGGGCCTCGACGTGGCCGCGGTCGAGTTCCTGGCCGCACAGGCCGCCGTCGAAGCACACCGACTCCTGGCCGACGCGCTCGCACCGGGGCATGAACGTCACCCCATAGAGAACGACTTGACGACCGGCGAGGACGCTGTCCGGATGGCGGCGGCGCGACCCGGCATCGCGGTCGAAACGCGGCTCGCTGCGGCGTCCGACCGCGGCCGGGACGGTCTCGACCTTGCCGTCCGGGCCTGGAGATACGGGGGTCGGGCCGCCCTCCACGTCCTGGAAGAGACGTGGACGCCGCAGGACGAAGCGCTGGCACGCGCGCGTGCCGCACTGGACGCCGCATGGGACGAGGAGGAGCGTCCCCCGCTTCGTGCCGACCACAACCGCTGGACCGTGGTCGGCACGGATGTGCAGCTGCGCCATGGGCGCGACGGCCGCTGGTGGCCCTACCGCAAGGAAGGGGGCCGTTGGGCTCCCGCGGGGCCCGCGGCCCAGGACCCGGCGACGGCACTGGCCGTCGCCGACGGAAACGAGTGA
- a CDS encoding alpha/beta fold hydrolase, translating to MKEAQFDARGSRVRWTEADGTGPARVYVHGLGAASTVYHAHIAARPELAGRRTLFVDLPGHGLSDRPADFSYSLEAHADALAAALDEAQVAGAEIVAHSMGGSVAIVLAERRPELVNRLVLTEANLDPHPPATAGSSGIATYTEEDFVAGGYARVLNEVGRTWAATMRLADPLALHRSATGLVAGTRPTMRHMLMELPIDRVYLQGDASGELAGRDELTAAGVRVVTVPGAGHNVMFDNADAFVAAIAGR from the coding sequence ATGAAGGAGGCCCAGTTCGATGCGCGGGGCAGCCGAGTGCGGTGGACCGAGGCGGACGGGACCGGCCCGGCACGTGTCTACGTCCATGGGCTCGGCGCGGCGTCCACGGTCTACCACGCACACATAGCCGCGAGGCCTGAACTGGCGGGCAGACGCACGCTGTTCGTCGATCTCCCCGGGCACGGCCTCAGCGACCGGCCCGCCGACTTCTCCTACAGCCTGGAGGCCCACGCGGACGCGCTGGCCGCCGCCCTCGACGAGGCCCAGGTGGCCGGGGCGGAGATCGTCGCGCACAGCATGGGCGGCTCCGTGGCCATCGTGCTCGCCGAGCGGCGCCCGGAGCTGGTGAACAGGCTGGTCCTCACCGAGGCCAACCTCGACCCTCACCCGCCCGCCACGGCAGGCAGCAGCGGCATCGCCACGTACACGGAGGAGGATTTCGTGGCCGGTGGCTACGCGCGCGTGCTGAATGAGGTCGGCCGCACCTGGGCGGCCACCATGCGCCTCGCGGACCCCCTGGCACTCCACCGGAGCGCGACCGGACTCGTCGCGGGCACCCGCCCGACGATGCGGCACATGCTCATGGAACTGCCGATCGACCGCGTCTACTTGCAGGGGGACGCGAGCGGGGAGCTTGCCGGGCGCGACGAACTGACGGCAGCAGGGGTACGCGTGGTGACCGTGCCGGGAGCGGGTCACAACGTCATGTTCGACAACGCCGACGCCTTTGTCGCCGCGATCGCCGGACGATGA
- a CDS encoding esterase-like activity of phytase family protein yields MSPHAARTGRVRRSIAIGLPLAVVAALTVAGTATGRPGGGHGAARVTATATLDDIPLGTFSNKLMPGTVKDDRGVDLGGIGSDLYPTGRKGEFWAVTDRGPNGQIKIDGKKRRTFPVPGFDPAIVKIRVRGDKVDVVSALPLTTSSGKPVTGLPNQEGRDEAPYSYDAKTPVSYDPNGLDTEGLVRAPDGTFWLVDEYGPSLVHVSARGKVIKRYVPRGLKLRGADYPVVEALPGVLLHRKTNRGFEGLTQLPGGDLVMAVQSPLSLPDEDAGEGSRTTRLLRFSPRKQAVTAEYAYRFDPVGRVDPGEDDTSELKISSVVATGRDRLLVQERTDKAARLHAVTLHRGANILGGKWDRSTTRPSLEQLDDPAASGVPVLDKRLVVDLNTVDGVPGKIEGVALVDSRTLALINDNDFGMSDGPEAFDKDGRLVDSGTETTVTYVRLPRRY; encoded by the coding sequence ATGTCCCCGCACGCCGCCCGTACGGGCCGTGTCCGTCGTTCCATAGCCATCGGCCTGCCGCTCGCAGTGGTCGCCGCCCTGACGGTGGCAGGCACCGCGACGGGCCGGCCGGGTGGCGGGCACGGTGCGGCGCGCGTGACCGCCACCGCGACGCTCGACGACATACCGCTGGGCACCTTCAGCAACAAGCTGATGCCGGGCACGGTGAAGGACGACCGGGGTGTCGACCTCGGCGGTATCGGCAGCGACCTGTACCCGACAGGCCGCAAGGGTGAGTTCTGGGCGGTGACCGACCGAGGACCCAACGGCCAGATCAAGATCGACGGCAAGAAGCGCCGCACCTTCCCGGTCCCTGGTTTCGACCCGGCGATCGTGAAGATCCGGGTCCGTGGGGACAAGGTCGATGTCGTTTCCGCCCTGCCGCTGACGACCTCCTCGGGGAAGCCCGTCACCGGATTGCCCAACCAGGAAGGCCGCGACGAGGCCCCGTACTCGTACGACGCGAAGACCCCCGTGTCGTACGACCCGAACGGTTTGGACACGGAGGGGCTAGTCCGTGCCCCGGACGGCACCTTCTGGCTGGTCGACGAGTACGGGCCGTCCCTGGTCCACGTCTCCGCGCGCGGGAAGGTCATCAAACGGTACGTTCCGCGCGGGCTGAAGCTGCGCGGCGCCGACTATCCGGTGGTCGAGGCCCTGCCCGGGGTCCTTCTGCACCGCAAGACGAACCGCGGCTTCGAAGGCCTCACCCAACTCCCCGGCGGAGACCTGGTGATGGCCGTGCAGAGTCCGCTCTCCCTGCCGGACGAGGACGCGGGTGAGGGCTCGCGCACCACACGGCTGTTGCGCTTCTCGCCGCGGAAGCAGGCCGTCACCGCCGAGTACGCCTACCGGTTCGATCCCGTGGGTCGCGTCGATCCCGGTGAGGACGACACGTCCGAACTGAAGATCTCTTCCGTCGTCGCCACAGGCCGCGACAGACTCCTCGTCCAGGAGCGCACCGACAAAGCCGCACGCCTCCACGCCGTCACACTGCACCGTGGCGCGAACATCCTGGGCGGCAAGTGGGACAGGAGCACGACGCGGCCCTCCTTGGAGCAGCTCGACGATCCCGCCGCCTCCGGAGTGCCCGTCCTCGACAAGCGACTGGTGGTCGACCTGAACACGGTCGACGGCGTGCCCGGCAAGATCGAAGGCGTCGCCCTGGTCGACAGTCGCACGCTGGCCCTCATCAACGACAACGACTTCGGGATGAGCGACGGCCCGGAGGCCTTCGACAAGGACGGCCGACTGGTGGACAGCGGTACGGAGACCACGGTGACGTACGTACGGCTCCCCCGACGGTACTGA